A single window of Nitrospinota bacterium DNA harbors:
- a CDS encoding insulinase family protein, whose translation MEVKEFSLRYYNDVMANGLTVVTVEMPHIHTMEVSMFVRAGLRFETDKNNGISHFLEHMMFRGNKKYPNSISLNKEFENIGRDLRASTLGEYTQYGFSPHISELDKGMELFSEFLYSPTFPEIELEREIILEEYYEELNEEGVNVDINNQACKLLYPDNPISWPTIGTEKSIKSINVEMLRDYYNVHYVPGNMILAVSGPTEHDYILSMAEKYFSRFSNTVAPIAKDCFIDSISEKQDRPQFLFQQDSDSQIELQICFRSCSYNHKDFLTMGLISRIFDDGFTSRLQRVLREERGLVYSVECRATSMSDIGTMDFDVTVRPEKLLEVTDVLLQEIKAFVNHGPTDYEVAHVKKRYMFDLDSELDDPYKQVVRYAFPHLYSEELSLEEERNRIEMISKSKIMEVARKTFVPEVMNLILVGPYTPELQEGLEQLALKY comes from the coding sequence ATGGAAGTTAAAGAATTTTCCTTACGATACTACAACGATGTGATGGCTAATGGATTGACGGTGGTTACCGTTGAAATGCCGCATATTCACACCATGGAAGTATCAATGTTTGTCCGCGCTGGTTTAAGGTTTGAAACTGATAAGAATAACGGGATATCCCATTTCCTGGAACACATGATGTTCCGGGGTAATAAGAAATACCCGAATTCAATTTCCCTGAATAAGGAATTTGAGAATATTGGCCGGGATCTCCGGGCTTCAACACTTGGTGAGTATACCCAGTACGGGTTCAGTCCGCATATTTCAGAGTTGGATAAGGGGATGGAACTTTTCTCAGAGTTTCTTTATTCCCCAACTTTTCCGGAAATAGAGCTGGAAAGGGAAATTATTCTTGAAGAGTATTATGAAGAACTTAATGAAGAAGGCGTGAATGTGGATATAAACAACCAGGCCTGCAAGTTGCTTTATCCTGATAATCCAATCTCATGGCCAACTATAGGCACAGAGAAGAGCATTAAATCTATTAATGTGGAAATGTTAAGGGATTATTACAATGTCCATTATGTTCCCGGCAATATGATTTTGGCGGTTTCAGGCCCGACTGAGCATGATTATATCCTTTCAATGGCAGAAAAGTATTTTTCACGGTTCTCAAATACTGTAGCGCCGATTGCAAAAGATTGCTTTATAGATAGTATCTCTGAGAAGCAGGACCGGCCTCAGTTTCTTTTTCAGCAGGACTCAGATAGCCAGATTGAACTGCAAATATGCTTTCGTTCCTGTTCCTATAACCATAAAGATTTTTTGACGATGGGATTGATCAGTCGAATATTTGATGATGGATTCACCTCCAGGCTACAGAGAGTGCTTAGAGAAGAACGTGGCCTTGTATATTCTGTAGAATGCCGGGCCACCAGTATGTCAGATATTGGCACCATGGATTTTGATGTCACGGTAAGACCTGAAAAACTTTTGGAAGTGACAGATGTATTGCTTCAGGAAATTAAAGCTTTTGTGAACCATGGCCCTACAGATTACGAAGTGGCTCATGTGAAAAAACGTTATATGTTTGATTTGGATTCGGAACTGGATGATCCTTATAAGCAAGTGGTGCGTTATGCCTTTCCTCATCTCTATTCAGAAGAGCTTTCTTTGGAAGAAGAACGAAACCGGATAGAAATGATCTCAAAATCAAAAATTATGGAAGTTGCTCGAAAAACTTTTGTTCCTGAAGTGATGAACCTCATTCTTGTTGGTCCTTATACTCCGGAATTGCAGGAAGGTCTGGAGCAACTGGCTCTGAAATATTAA
- a CDS encoding ABC transporter permease has translation MQTIPLPELSIVFIPAAFLIAIMYQWELKPWVGLYANARMLLQLLLVGYFLKYVFETTQPMVIIALIIVMIAVASWIAVRPFEEHKPFLIAIISIGAPGLIQLGLVTQLVLDLPRWFEPNMVIPIAGMIFANSMNTVSLAAERFESEFKREKDPKSARRTALEAALIPQINSLFAVGLVALPGMMTGQILSGVDPIVAVRYQIMVMWMIFGSAGIAAAIYLLLRVKTLN, from the coding sequence ATGCAAACCATTCCATTACCGGAACTGAGCATCGTCTTCATCCCCGCAGCTTTTCTAATCGCAATAATGTATCAATGGGAGCTCAAACCCTGGGTCGGATTATACGCAAACGCCCGCATGCTTCTTCAGCTCCTGTTGGTTGGCTATTTTCTAAAATACGTTTTCGAAACCACACAACCGATGGTCATCATCGCATTAATTATCGTTATGATAGCAGTGGCTTCATGGATTGCCGTCAGGCCATTCGAAGAACACAAGCCTTTCCTGATAGCCATCATCTCAATCGGAGCACCGGGACTAATTCAACTGGGTCTCGTGACACAACTGGTATTGGACCTGCCAAGATGGTTTGAGCCAAACATGGTGATCCCAATTGCCGGAATGATCTTTGCCAACTCCATGAACACAGTCAGCCTGGCAGCAGAACGTTTTGAATCAGAGTTCAAGCGGGAAAAAGATCCCAAGAGTGCCAGACGAACAGCTTTAGAAGCGGCTCTCATACCACAAATAAATAGTCTTTTTGCTGTTGGGCTTGTTGCATTACCGGGAATGATGACGGGCCAGATACTTTCCGGAGTTGACCCGATCGTCGCAGTGCGTTACCAGATCATGGTGATGTGGATGATATTTGGTTCAGCTGGCATTGCCGCCGCCATATATCTTCTACTACGAGTAAAAACGCTCAACTAA